A window from Kluyveromyces lactis strain NRRL Y-1140 chromosome E complete sequence encodes these proteins:
- a CDS encoding uncharacterized protein (conserved hypothetical protein), with product MPPVVLLGVVAAIVANALQALGLVFQRKAECIEMFHYNNSELLSLHSELKVPPRSIVYRNKRWQLGFSLFLLANLFGCVIQIATLPLIVLAPLQASGLVFNSLFSHMLLREPFPLIPTGFVCAGGTIMASMSCMFINTPLTHTFEELCELAQSEKFIRYFVGTNALAIMSIVVGVFGVGKRVKGFSLVFASGIWSAHALLIAKCVSNVIVTEWSISLHMVLLVLVLVTFSLTQLYLLNAGLSHLSTSILYPFVFSIYNLTTILNSTMFYHDSLVPHTAEILYTGLVFGFIVLTIGVVRISASIYYFEESLVHDSKFLSELDGSHSPSSSTSSAAVLSYGSLNNGRPLSQEFVQESNTYTSLTV from the coding sequence ATGCCCCCCGTGGTTCTGCTAGGAGTCGTGGCTGCTATCGTGGCTAATGCCTTACAGGCATTAGGACTCGTTTTCCAACGGAAAGCTGAATGTATTGAAATGTTCCACTACAATAATTCGGAACTTCTTTCCCTTCATTCTGAACTGAAGGTACCACCTAGATCAATCGTTTATAGGAATAAGAGATGGCAATTGGGGTTTTCGCTTTTCCTTTTGGCTAATTTATTCGGTTGTGTCATTCAAATAGCTACTTTGCCCTTGATCGTATTGGCTCCCTTACAGGCATCTGGCCTGGTTTTCAACTCTTTATTTTCCCATATGCTTCTACGAGAACCGTTCCCCCTGATTCCCACTGGTTTTGTTTGTGCTGGTGGTACCATCATGGCTTCAATGTCATGTATGTTCATAAACACTCCTTTGACGCATACGTTTGAAGAGTTGTGCGAATTGGCtcaaagtgaaaaatttattCGTTATTTTGTCGGTACCAACGCTTTAGCTATCATGTCTATTGTGGTGGGTGTTTTCGGTGTCGGGAAACGTGTCAAAGGGTTTTCGCTTGTATTTGCTAGTGGTATATGGTCAGCTCATGCTTTACTCATTGCCAAATGCGTGTCGAACGTTATCGTTACTGAATGGTCCATCTCTTTACATATGGTCTTGCTCGTTTTGGTATTGGTAACTTTCTCGTTGACTCAGTTGTATTTGTTGAACGCAGGGCTTTCTCATCTTTCTACATCGATCCTTTATCCGTTTGTGTTCTCCATCTATAATTTGACTACAATCTTGAACAGTACAATGTTCTATCACGATTCATTGGTACCGCATACAGCCGAGATTTTATACACAGGGCTTGTGTTCGGTTTCATAGTGCTAACCATCGGAGTGGTACGCATTTCTGCATCCATCTACtactttgaagaatcttTGGTTCACGATTCGAAGTTTCTCTCTGAATTGGATGGCTCTCATTCACCATCATCGTCTACTTCCTCTGCGGCCGTGCTATCGTATGGCTCGCTCAATAATGGAAGACCTTTGTCGCAAGAATTCGTACAAGAATCTAATACTTATACATCGTTGACGGtgtaa
- a CDS encoding SUN domain-containing protein (some similarities with uniprot|P36135 Saccharomyces cerevisiae YKR042W UTH1 Youth involved in determining yeast longevity involved in cell growth), with protein sequence MVSTKSLFVFALSASAAFAAPAPGSKHIHRKEKRAAVTVTQYYDQNGNVIADPNAVATVPVEAAAMQAASVVTSATSAAQTTLSPTSSAEEVTSSSSSSSSSSSSSSSSSSSSSSSTSTSTSGSSSGIDGDLSDFSGPSEEFEDGTIPCSQFPSGQGVVAVDWIGLDGWSTIMDMDGETSSSCEDGYYCSYACQAGMSKTQWPSEQPSDGKSIGGLLCKNGYLYRTNQDSKYLCEWGRQSSYAVNNKDSAISLCRTDYPGSENMVVPTLVQPNSKKPISVVDEDSYYKWQGKSTSSQYYVNNAGVSVEDGCIWGTDGSGVGNWAPVVLGAGYVNGITYLSIIPNPNNNEAPNYSIKIEAADGASVNGACSYIDGSYTGSGSDGCTVSVTSGTANFVFY encoded by the coding sequence ATGGTTTCCACTAAATCTTTGTTTGTGTTTGCTTTGAGTGCTTCTGCTGCTTTTGCGGCCCCTGCGCCAGGTTCTAAGCATATCCACCGTAAGGAAAAGAGAGCTGCTGTCACTGTTACTCAGTACTACGACCAAAACGGTAACGTTATTGCTGATCCTAACGCTGTTGCTACTGTTCCAGTCGAAGCAGCTGCTATGCAGGCTGCTTCAGTGGTTACTTCTGCTACTTCTGCTGCGCAGACGACTTTGAGTCCTACTTCTAGCGCTGAAGAAGTGacttcatcctcatcatcttcttcatcctcttcatcttcatcttcctcttcctcctcctcttcatcttcttccacttcCACTTCTACCTCTGGCTCCAGCTCCGGTATCGATGGTGATTTGTCTGATTTCTCCGGCCCAAGTGAAGAATTCGAAGACGGTACCATCCCATGTTCTCAATTCCCTTCTGGTCAAGGTGTCGTCGCCGTTGACTGGATCGGTTTGGACGGCTGGTCCACTATCATGGACATGGACGGTGAAACTTCTAGCTCTTGTGAAGACGGTTACTACTGTTCTTATGCTTGTCAAGCTGGTATGTCCAAGACCCAATGGCCTAGCGAACAACCAAGCGATGGTAAGTCCATCGGTGGTTTGCTATGTAAGAACGGTTACTTATACCGTACGAACCAAGATTCCAAATACTTGTGTGAATGGGGTCGTCAATCCTCTTACGCCGTTAACAACAAGGACTCTGCTATCTCCTTGTGTAGAACTGACTACCCGGGTTCTGAAAATATGGTTGTTCCAACTTTGGTCCAACCAAACTCTAAGAAGCCAATCTCCGTCGTTGACGAAGATTCTTACTACAAATGGCAAGGTAAATCCACCTCTTCTCAATACTACGTCAACAACGCCGGTGTTTCTGTTGAAGACGGTTGTATCTGGGGTACTGACGGTTCTGGTGTCGGTAACTGGGCCCCAGTTGTCTTGGGTGCTGGTTACGTCAATGGTATCACTTACCTGTCCATCATTCCTAACCCAAACAACAACGAGGCTCCAAACTACTCCATTAAGATTGAGGCTGCTGACGGCGCTTCTGTGAACGGTGCTTGTTCTTACATCGATGGTAGTTACACTGGTAGTGGCTCTGACGGTTGTACCGTTTCTGTCACTTCTGGTACTGCTAACTTCGTCTTCTACTAG
- the SHB17 gene encoding sedoheptulose-bisphosphatase (highly similar to uniprot|P36136 Saccharomyces cerevisiae YKR043C Hypothetical ORF): MSKVTPRCIIVRHGQTEWSKSGQYTGLTDIPLTPYGVEQMRRTGKCVFGNKFIDPNHITYIFTSPRQRARKTVDLILESLTEEQRSKIRIVVDNDLREWEYGDYEGLLTHEIVKLRKSRGLDQERPWNIWRDGCENGESTKQIGCRLSRVISRIQNLHRQQQKDGVPSDILVFAHGHALRYFASLWIKHGLEEKYEPSFDPPKPTYNDETVPNVTMEKYRYLVDNPNFLLDAGGMGVLSYAHHNIDEPALALAGTFIAPPEEESQHEPVVE; this comes from the coding sequence ATGTCTAAAGTTACTCCCCGTTGTATTATCGTCCGTCATGGACAAACTGAATGGTCAAAATCCGGTCAATATACCGGATTAACTGATATTCCGTTGACTCCATATGGTGTTGAACAGATGAGAAGAACTGGTAAATGCGTCTTTGGTAACAAGTTCATTGACCCAAACCATATCACATACATTTTCACTTCTCCTCGTCAACGTGCTAGAAAGACTGTTGATTTAATTTTGGAATCCCTTACTGAAGAACAACGTTCAAAGATCAGAATCGTAGTCGATAACGATCTAAGAGAATGGGAATATGGTGATTACGAGGGTCTGTTGACCCATGAAATTGTCAAATTGAGAAAATCCCGTGGTTTGGATCAAGAAAGGCCTTGGAACATCTGGCGTGATGGTTGTGAAAACGGTGAAAGCACCAAGCAAATCGGTTGTAGACTTTCCCGTGTCATTTCCAGAATTCAAAACCTACATCGCCAACAACAGAAAGACGGAGTACCAAGTGATATCTTGGTGTTTGCACATGGCCATGCATTACGTTATTTCGCATCCTTGTGGATCAAACATGGattagaagaaaaatatGAACCATCATTCGATCCACCAAAACCTACTTATAACGATGAGACTGTTCCTAATGTAACAATGGAAAAGTACAGATACTTGGTTGATAATCCAAACTTCTTGTTGGATGCTGGTGGTATGGGAGTTCTTTCTTATGCACACCATAATATTGACGAACCTGCTCTAGCGTTGGCCGGAACATTTATTGCCCCACCAGAGGAAGAATCTCAACATGAACCGGTAGTTGAATAA
- the PHO86 gene encoding Pho86p (similar to uniprot|P46956 Saccharomyces cerevisiae YJL117W PHO86 Protein specifically required for packaging of the high-affinity phosphate transporter Pho84p into COPII coated vesicles for transport to the plasma membrane transcription and localization are regulated by phosphate levels), whose product MVSIKQIDAHLNDPIDEDAPPTIYGTSLKPEFANASLNLAVDFIKQQCALLNRHLFWHPLTVSTVISCGLLYLATQSNYPGHANHVTGWLYQFMLMNKKEMVTCVLVWAITGSTIITLLSKITEMVFKRKSKLILDTNGQIIYGIDLKKLASGEPQDENLLDNTEIIVYRDTPIAVVSVLENKPLSKKDALVMGVSTIGCRRVYLKSGILEDLIDWALIRTKNYQKEHPQFKHGESMKLLVDVYSFENYTKKTLAKKGFSMIESYKLPENKFLATMFGIKKELWGIQFHFEPKKD is encoded by the coding sequence ATGGTCAGTATAAAGCAAATTGATGCTCATTTGAACGATCCTATTGATGAGGATGCTCCTCCCACAATCTATGGTACTTCTTTAAAACCTGAATTTGCTAATGCTTCATTGAATCTTGCTGTTGATTTTATTAAACAGCAATGTGCCTTGCTAAATAGGCATTTGTTCTGGCATCCACTCACAGTATCGACCGTGATTTCATGTGGGTTGCTGTACTTGGCAACGCAATCCAATTATCCAGGGCATGctaatcacgtgactggGTGGTTGTATCAGTTTATgttgatgaacaagaaagagatgGTGACATGTGTATTGGTATGGGCCATCACTGGGTCTACAATAATTACTTTGTTGTCTAAGATTACGGAAATGGTGTTTAAGAGGAAATCCAAGTTGATCTTGGATACCAATGGACAAATCATCTACGGcattgatttgaagaaattggcAAGTGGCGAACCACAGGATGAAAACCTGTTGGATAACACTGAGATCATTGTGTACCGTGACACGCCCATTGCTGTTGTTTCGGTCTTGGAGAACAAGCCATTGAGTAAGAAGGACGCTTTGGTTATGGGTGTTTCTACGATAGGTTGTCGTCGTGTATATTTGAAGAGTGGGATTTTGGAAGACCTTATCGATTGGGCGTTGATTCGTACCAAGAACtatcaaaaagaacatCCGCAATTCAAACACGGAGAATCGATGAAATTGCTAGTGGACgtatattcttttgaaaactatacaaagaaaacgtTGGCCAAGAAGGGATTTAGCATGATCGAAAGTTACAAATTGCCTGAAAATAAGTTCTTGGCAACTATGTTTGGTATCAAGAAAGAGCTATGGGGTATTCAATTCCATTTTGAACCAAAGAAGGATTGA
- a CDS encoding M20 family metallopeptidase (similar to uniprot|P27614 Saccharomyces cerevisiae YJL172W CPS1 Vacuolar carboxypeptidase yscS expression is induced under low-nitrogen conditions), with amino-acid sequence MGIKENRDVHISNLRLKALAVVTVLLFLCGLHLSRWSRTLKDNQTASEPLCPNAPNLKPPSYINDNSTLEMITHDVEYRSDAVEKLLGSVRIPTESYDSHLDPIEFPKVYENFTVLHDYFRKTYPAVHKTLKLDETKYKYNLVYVWEGKDASLKPLVLAGHQDVVPVNAETIDQWGYPPYNGTFDGENLFGRGVADCKALVNSVFESVELLIKGGFQPKRTVILAFGFDEEVGGGYGAQTINEHLMDKYGTDGIYAIVDEGGSSVEKIGDTYFALPAVGEKGSLSSIIQLNTKGGHSSVPPENTGIGIMADLIHSVETNPFKPSLHLENPFLKHLYCMVEHTDTDDIGLPRNAIRHYEHSKYARDHVVDWVSGNDKFKWLIKTTQAADIFHSGFKINALPELSTLYINHRINIGSNCHDTEQKIMDQVETIAKKYGVGLTYKGETVIEDANGLGSFEFDTSECLEPAPVSPTYGNEAWGTFAGTIRHILEDITYPGAKAVVSPSITTGNTDTAKYWNLTKNIYRYRFSTTNSVTEGHVHGVNETISAQSYMNMIAFAYEYIQNSCE; translated from the coding sequence ATGGGTATTAAGGAGAATCGTGACGTTCATATTTCTAATTTAAGGCTAAAGGCCTTGGCTGTGGTGACagttttgttgtttttatGTGGTTTGCATTTATCCAGATGGTCAAGGACCTTGAAAGATAATCAGACTGCAAGTGAACCATTGTGTCCAAACGCACCAAATTTGAAACCGCCTTCATACATCAATGATAACTCGACCTTGGAAATGATCACACACGATGTCGAATATCGTAGCGATGCCGTTGAGAAACTATTAGGATCCGTTAGAATTCCTACTGAATCGTATGATTCTCATCTAGATCCTATTGAATTTCCTAAGGTATATGAAAACTTCACAGTGTTACATGACTATTTCCGTAAGACGTACCCTGCAGTGCATAAGACTTTGAAACTTGATGAAACTAAATACAAATACAATTTGGTTTACGTTTGGGAGGGGAAAGATGCTAGTTTAAAGCCTTTAGTTTTAGCAGGACATCAAGATGTCGTGCCTGTCAATGCAGAAACCATAGATCAATGGGGGTATCCACCATACAATGGTACGTTTGATGGCGAGAATCTTTTCGGTAGAGGTGTTGCTGATTGCAAAGCTTTGGTCAATTCGGTTTTTGAATCAGTGGAATTATTAATTAAGGGCGGATTCCAACCAAAGCGTACTGTGATCTTGGCATTTGGATTTGACGAAGAAGTTGGTGGCGGATATGGTGCCCAGACCATAAACGAGCACCTTATGGACAAATATGGCACTGACGGGATATATGCCATTGTAGATGAGGGTGGAAGTTCGGTAGAGAAAATTGGTGACACCTATTTCGCTTTACCGGCAGTTGGTGAAAAGGGTTCATTAAGCAGCATAATTCAGTTGAACACAAAGGGAGGACATTCTTCGGTGCCTCCTGAAAACACTGGTATTGGTATAATGGCTGATTTGATCCATAGTGTAGAGACGAATCCATTCAAACCGTCCCTCCATTTGGAAAATCCGTTCTTGAAACATTTGTACTGTATGGTAGAACACACTGACACTGACGATATCGGTCTCCCCAGAAATGCAATCCGTCATTACGAGCACAGCAAGTATGCAAGGGACCATGTGGTAGATTGGGTCAGTGGTAATGACAAATTCAAATGGTTGATAAAGACTACGCAGGCAGCTGATATTTTCCATAGCGGATTCAAAATCAACGCCTTGCCAGAACTATCTACACTATACATTAACCATAGAATCAACATCGGATCCAATTGCCACGACACTGAACAAAAAATCATGGACCAAGTGGAGACTATCGCCAAGAAATACGGAGTTGGCTTAACCTATAAGGGCGAAACTGTCATCGAAGACGCCAATGGCCTCGGAAGTTTTGAGTTTGACACATCAGAATGCCTTGAACCGGCACCTGTATCGCCTACATATGGTAACGAAGCTTGGGGTACTTTTGCCGGTACCATTAGACATATCCTCGAAGATATCACGTACCCAGGTGCCAAAGCCGTCGTTTCCCCATCGATCACTACGGGGAATACAGATACTGCCAAGTATTGGAATCTAACCAAGAATATCTACCGTTACAGGTTTTCAACTACTAACTCTGTCACGGAAGGCCATGTGCACGGCGTGAATGAGACTATATCTGCACAATCATACATGAACATGATTGCATTCGCATACGAGTATATCCAAAACTCTTGTGAATGA